One window from the genome of Thermocladium sp. ECH_B encodes:
- a CDS encoding nucleotidyltransferase, whose protein sequence is MRGELSKYFDALIRVANALRSNGIDFELIGSMVLPIGYNIYWDVHDIDLFIMGESPFMNPDKFERIAAENDWDVGSSAFGNMYVEVLAGDAMIRVDLMENALDVYIPNELLDDHIMAKINGAEIKSMKVEGLVVLKAKEATDDAEEFLEELNERLMDSSIQLDKKKILRFIASYPEDERASLRHRIEMAGIYLD, encoded by the coding sequence ATGAGAGGGGAATTAAGCAAGTATTTTGATGCGCTAATCAGGGTCGCCAATGCCTTGAGGAGCAATGGCATTGATTTCGAATTAATTGGAAGCATGGTTCTCCCCATTGGGTATAATATTTATTGGGATGTTCACGATATTGATCTATTCATAATGGGCGAGAGTCCATTCATGAATCCAGATAAGTTCGAGAGGATAGCCGCTGAAAATGATTGGGACGTCGGTTCATCCGCATTCGGCAACATGTACGTAGAGGTTCTGGCGGGAGACGCAATGATTAGGGTTGATTTAATGGAAAACGCCCTAGATGTGTATATACCGAACGAACTATTGGACGATCACATTATGGCCAAGATAAATGGAGCCGAGATCAAGTCAATGAAGGTGGAGGGCCTAGTCGTGCTGAAGGCGAAGGAGGCAACCGATGATGCAGAGGAGTTCCTGGAGGAACTAAACGAGAGATTAATGGATTCATCGATTCAATTAGATAAAAAGAAGATACTGAGATTCATAGCATCATACCCGGAGGACGAGAGGGCATCATTGAGGCACAGGATAGAAATGGCTGGAATATACTTGGACTAA
- a CDS encoding aspartate-semialdehyde dehydrogenase translates to MGKIRVSLLGSTGIVGQTMVKLLEGHPYIELTKVSASPAKIGQKYCEAVKWVINGEVPEYVCDMELVSTDPSDHRDVDVVLSALPNDVAAKVEPGLVRSGINVISNASPGRMDNGTPLINPEVNWRALEMIRGRGDWLVKNPNCTTAIISLALAPFRDKLRRLFVTTMQSVSGAGYMGVSFLSIEGNVIPYIKGEEEKIEAELGKIMEWGIDVHATSTRVPVKYGHMAIIEAELGVSMGINDAVKAIEEXSSFPQQRGLPTAPPRPLILVKRSDGPQPLRDLDPMAVSIGRLSIKAGYLRMVILGDNIVRGAAGVTILTLETMREMGLI, encoded by the coding sequence ATGGGCAAGATAAGGGTTTCCCTGCTCGGCTCCACAGGAATAGTTGGGCAAACCATGGTTAAATTACTGGAGGGCCACCCATACATAGAGTTAACTAAGGTCTCGGCATCGCCGGCCAAGATTGGGCAGAAGTACTGTGAGGCAGTTAAGTGGGTCATTAATGGGGAGGTTCCGGAATACGTATGTGATATGGAGTTGGTCTCCACGGATCCAAGTGATCACAGGGATGTCGATGTGGTACTTTCGGCCTTGCCTAATGATGTTGCGGCCAAGGTGGAGCCTGGATTAGTTAGGAGCGGAATAAACGTCATCTCCAACGCGTCTCCGGGTCGCATGGATAATGGCACTCCATTAATTAATCCAGAGGTTAATTGGAGGGCCCTGGAAATGATTAGGGGGAGAGGCGATTGGCTTGTTAAGAATCCCAATTGCACCACTGCAATAATCTCCCTCGCTCTCGCCCCATTCAGGGATAAGTTGAGGAGGCTCTTCGTGACGACNATGCAGTCAGTTTCGGGAGCCGGCTACATGGGGGTATCATTTCTATCAATAGAGGGCAACGTGATTCCATACATAAAGGGCGAAGAGGAGAAAATAGAGGCTGAGCTAGGCAAAATAATGGAGTGGGGAATAGACGTACACGCCACGAGCACTAGGGTTCCCGTTAAGTATGGCCACATGGCTATCATAGAGGCCGAGCTCGGCGTATCCATGGGGATCAACGATGCGGTTAAGGCAATAGAGGAGNACTCATCATTTCCGCAGCAACGCGGCTTGCCCACGGCGCCCCCTAGGCCCCTAATTCTGGTTAAGAGAAGCGATGGACCACAGCCGCTGCGGGATCTTGACCCAATGGCGGTCTCCATCGGTAGATTAAGCATTAAGGCGGGTTACCTCAGAATGGTGATTCTGGGGGATAATATAGTTAGGGGAGCTGCCGGCGTGACCATCCTAACCCTGGAGACAATGAGGGAAATGGGCCTCATCTAG